One window of the Haloarcula halobia genome contains the following:
- the pfkB gene encoding 1-phosphofructokinase: MIVTVTYNPAVDQTIQFDEPIEPDTVLRATEARFDAGGKGINVAQILAAMGRPCLATGVVGGFTGQFVRDELREAGVEADFVHVDGPTRLNTTAIAAGEEYKLNHDSAPVADQSVEDLVEAVRSADPERVVVAGSLPPGVSTADVDRIADAGDWETLVDMGGAYLTQLESSYALCKPNREELGEATGADVSTVAGCARAADRFRSRGFDRVLASMGGDGAVLATQSALYHADALDVDVVDTVGAGDALLSGFVGAWDDGADDLTALRTGVAVSSRVVQQAGTSVPAFDGLDGVRDRVSVRRLDE; the protein is encoded by the coding sequence ATGATTGTCACAGTCACCTACAACCCAGCAGTGGACCAGACGATACAGTTCGACGAACCCATCGAACCGGACACCGTCCTCCGGGCCACCGAGGCGAGGTTCGACGCCGGCGGCAAGGGCATCAACGTGGCGCAGATACTCGCGGCGATGGGTCGTCCGTGCCTCGCGACCGGTGTCGTCGGCGGGTTCACCGGACAGTTCGTCCGTGACGAGCTGCGCGAAGCCGGCGTCGAGGCGGACTTCGTCCACGTCGACGGGCCGACCCGGTTGAACACGACGGCCATCGCGGCCGGCGAGGAGTACAAGCTCAACCACGACAGCGCGCCGGTGGCCGACCAGTCCGTCGAGGACCTGGTCGAGGCGGTCCGGTCCGCGGACCCGGAACGCGTGGTCGTCGCGGGGAGCCTCCCGCCGGGCGTCTCGACGGCGGACGTCGACCGCATCGCCGACGCCGGCGACTGGGAGACGCTCGTCGACATGGGCGGCGCGTACCTCACCCAGCTCGAGTCGTCCTACGCGCTCTGTAAGCCCAACCGGGAGGAACTGGGCGAGGCCACGGGTGCCGACGTCTCGACCGTCGCCGGGTGTGCCCGCGCGGCAGACCGGTTCCGGAGTCGGGGCTTCGACCGCGTCCTCGCGTCGATGGGTGGCGACGGGGCCGTGCTCGCGACGCAATCGGCACTGTACCACGCCGATGCCCTCGACGTCGACGTGGTCGATACGGTCGGGGCCGGTGACGCGCTCCTCTCGGGGTTCGTCGGTGCCTGGGACGACGGCGCGGACGACCTGACGGCGCTCAGGACGGGCGTGGCCGTCTCCTCGCGAGTGGTCCAGCAGGCAGGGACCTCCGTCCCGGCCTTCGACGGCCTCGACGGCGTGCGCGACCGGGTCTCCGTCCGTCGACTCGACGAGTGA
- the glpR gene encoding HTH-type transcriptional regulator GlpR codes for MLPAERKRTIVELVTERDGCSVARLADELGFSKATIRRDLRDLEAEGRIERSHGGAVPTSSVGTERPYDQREVERLSAKQAIADHAKAEVRDGQVVFFDAGTTTIEVARALPDSGYVAATNMPRLATELSERGVDVKLTGGTLRSRTRALVGPTATAFLDRTNFDLLFLGTNGIDAAAGLSTPNEEEAEVKARMVERAGRVVLVADGSKFEERSFVTFADLDQVDVLVTDADPPATLAAALDEADVLVESVSP; via the coding sequence ATGCTCCCGGCCGAGCGAAAACGGACTATCGTGGAACTGGTGACGGAACGGGACGGCTGTTCGGTCGCACGGCTGGCCGACGAACTCGGCTTCTCGAAGGCGACCATCCGCCGTGACCTCCGTGACCTCGAAGCGGAGGGCCGAATCGAGCGCTCTCACGGTGGCGCCGTGCCGACGTCCTCGGTCGGGACCGAGCGACCGTACGACCAGCGTGAGGTGGAGCGACTGTCGGCCAAGCAGGCCATCGCCGACCACGCGAAAGCGGAGGTCCGGGACGGACAGGTGGTGTTCTTCGACGCCGGCACGACGACAATCGAGGTGGCTCGCGCGCTGCCCGACAGCGGGTACGTTGCGGCGACGAACATGCCGAGGCTGGCGACCGAGCTCTCGGAGCGTGGCGTCGACGTCAAGCTCACCGGCGGGACGCTTCGCTCCCGGACGCGGGCGCTGGTCGGCCCGACGGCGACGGCCTTCCTCGACCGGACGAACTTCGACCTCCTGTTTCTCGGGACGAACGGCATCGACGCGGCTGCGGGGCTCTCGACGCCAAACGAGGAGGAGGCGGAGGTGAAAGCGCGGATGGTCGAGCGCGCCGGGCGGGTCGTCCTCGTCGCCGACGGTTCGAAGTTCGAGGAGCGGAGTTTCGTCACCTTCGCCGACCTGGACCAGGTCGACGTGCTCGTGACGGACGCCGACCCGCCGGCGACTCTCGCGGCCGCGCTCGACGAAGCCGACGTACTCGTAGAGAGTGTCAGCCCATGA